From a region of the Salarias fasciatus chromosome 6, fSalaFa1.1, whole genome shotgun sequence genome:
- the LOC115390848 gene encoding DDB1- and CUL4-associated factor 15-like: MEMAPNSKSEKDDNKQKTPRRHRDHVVKLLVRGKLSGQFSQRLFRKLPPRVCVPLKNIVSEEFLRAGHIFLGFTKCGRYILSYTSDWGEDYDFSFYTYHLYWWEFNLHSRLKQVQHVRLFAGEEIYSDLYLTVCEWPNDHSKIVIFGFNTRTSSSVLNLMMSDENNRDIYITVASMPPARPCSQCRPVPSASTTRTGGECLQHGFVLNSRYQVVYPFPTFQPAFQLKKDQVILLNTSYSLVACGISLCPGKQGQSSQILYTKRAALSGQASASPSPTASASPYSLPQGSPETRPPPNRSGAVPSSPSHSQAAMRAREFAADLFRRAQGGGAGVGKENEGQGEKRPAEEAAHIPGVRGPNAETPREEEEDCKEWRAEGRRTSLLQASTSGVSHSHPHCSEQVMSPASSSSSQSSSSHEVSPGEPGYVNYSRLHYCLQQPGAAEQSTGGYEDDKVQLPFTVTDLKGRNLQLVTGTHSGQSVCVEQLTLDFEYLINEVIRSDAAWAPQFCSFSDYDVVILEVCPETNTVMINIGLLLLAFSTSDEEHCRPNTYHSNLQVSWDLITGVCRTVGVGDLTEVKGQTSGSVWSSYRKSCVNTVMKWLIPESSSRYITRMNNEALHKGSSLQVLADSDRCTWIVL; encoded by the exons ATGGAGATGGCGCCCAACTCCAAATCTGAAAAGGACGACAACAAGCAGAAAACACCCAGGAGACACAGAGACCATGTCGTCAAGTTGCTCGTGCGCGGGAAG CTGTCAGGACAGTTTTCTCAGCGTCTCTTCAGAAAGCTGCCGCCCCGGGTGTGTGTCCCATTAAAGAACATCGTCAGCGAGGAGTTCCTGCGCGCAGG ACATATATTTCTTGGCTTCACCAAATGTGGCCGCTACATTCTGTCCTACACCAGCGACTGGGGAGAAGATTATGATTTCTCCTTTTATACGTATCATCTGTACTGGTGGGAGTTCAACCTGCACAGTCGACTCAAGCAG GTCCAACATGTACGGCTGTTTGCAGGAGAGGAAATTTACAGTGATCTGTACCTGACTGTGTGCGAGTGGCCTAACGACCACTCCAAGATTGTCATCTTTGGCTTCAA TACTCGCACGTCAAGCTCGGTCCTGAATTTGATGATGAGCGATGAGAACAACAGAGACATCTACATCACTGTTGCGTCCATGCCACCTGCCAGACCGTGTTCTCAGTGCCGTCCAGTTCCCTCAGCCTCTACGACACGCACCG GTGGCGAGTGCCTCCAACACGGATTCGTGCTGAACAGCAGGTACCAGGTGGTCTATCCGTTCCCGACTTTCCAGCCGGCgttccagctgaagaaggatCAGGTCATCCTGCTGAACACCAGCTACTCTTTGGTGGCCTGCGGCATCTCGCTCTGCCCCG GTAAACAGGGCCAGTCATCTCAGATCCTTTACACGAAGAGAGCAGCCCTGTCAGGCCAAGCCTCGGCGTCTCCTTCCCCCACCGCCTCAGCCTCTCCCTACTCACTACCTCAAGGATCTCCCGAAACCCGTCCACCGCCGAACAGGTCCGGTGCAGTCCCTTCATCTCCGAGCCACTCCCAAGCCGCCATGCGAGCTCGGGAGTTTGCTGCTGATCTGTTCAGGCGAgcccagggaggaggagccggagTCGGTAAAGAAAATGAGGGCCAGGGAGAGAAGAGGCCAGCTGAAGAAGCTGCGCACATCCCAGGAGTCAGAGGACCGAATGCAGAGACTccgagagaagaggaggaagactgtAAAGAGTGGCGAGCAGAGGGGAGGCGGACTAGTTTGCTTCAGGCGTCTACATCAGGTGTGAGTCACTCTCATCCACACTGCTCTGAACAAGTGATGTCTCCTGCGTCATCTTCATCGTCCCAGTCGTCCTCGTCCCATGAAGTGAGCCCCGGCGAGCCAGGATACGTCAACTATTCACGGCTGCACTACTGTTTACAACAGCCAGGGGCGGCAGAGCAGAGTACAGGAG GTTATGAAGACGATAAGGTGCAGCTGCCTTTCACTGTCACTGATTTGAAAGGACGAAACCTGCAGCTGGTCACCGGCACTCACAGCGGACAG agtgtgtgtgtggagcagttGACTCTGGACTTTGAGTATCTTATCAATGAGGTGATCAGGAGCGACGCAGCCTGGGCTCCacagttctgctccttcagcGACTATGACGTTGTGATACTGGAG gtgTGTCCAGAGACCAACACTGTGATGATTAACATCGGCCTGCTCCTGCTGGCCTTCTCCACCTCAGACGAGGAGCACTGCAG GCCCAACACGTACCATTCCAACCTGCAGGTCAGCTGGGACCTCATTACAGGCGTGTGTCGCACCGTGGGCGTCGGGGACCTGACAGAGGTGAAGGGTCAGACCAG TGGGAGCGTGTGGAGCTCCTACAGGAAGTCCTGCGTCAACACGGTGATGAAGTGGCTGATTCCCGAGAGCAGCTCCCGCTACATCACCCGCATGAACAACGAGGCTCTGCACAAAG GCTCCTCGCTGCAAGTGTTGGCAGACAGCGACCGCTGCACCTGGATCGTATTATGA